In the Anastrepha obliqua isolate idAnaObli1 chromosome 1, idAnaObli1_1.0, whole genome shotgun sequence genome, one interval contains:
- the LOC129246989 gene encoding ubiquitin-conjugating enzyme E2-17 kDa: MSTPARRRLMRDFKRLQEDPPTGVSGAPTDNNIMIWNAVIFGPHDTPFEDGTFKLTIEFTEEYPNKPPTVRFVSKVFHPNVYADGGICLDILQNRWSPTYDVSAILTSIQSLLSDPNPNSPANSTAAQLYKENRREYEKRVKACVEQSFID, encoded by the exons ATGTCAACACCCGCACGCAGGCGTCTTATGAGAGATTTTAAAAg ACTTCAAGAAGATCCACCAACTGGAGTTTCTGGAGCGCCAACAGATAACAATATTATGATTTGGAATGCTGTGATTTTTGGTCCACACGACACCCCTTTCGAAGATGGTACCTTCAAATTAACAATAGAATTTACGGAAGAGTATCCAAATAAACCGCCAACGGTTAGATTTGTATCGAAAGTTTTTCATCCGAATGTTTACGCAGACGGTGGCATCTGTTTGGACATCTTACAAAACAGATGGAGTCCCACATATGATGTGTCAGCTATTCTGACATCAATACAG TCTCTACTAAGTGACCCGAATCCCAATTCACCAGCTAATTCCACAGCTGCTCAGCTCTATAAGGAGAATCGTCGCGAATACGAGAAGCGAGTGAAAGCTTGCGTTGAGCAAAGTTTCATCGACTAG